The stretch of DNA CTGAGCGTCGCCAGGCTGGTTTCGACCGGGCCGATGCGATCCTGTTCGCGCGCAAGCTCGAACAATGCCGTCGCATAGCGCCCTGCGAGGCTGGCCCCAATGCCGCCGGATGTCTCCACGCGCTCAATGTCCTCCAAGACAGGATAGCTTCCCCGCGACAAAGGGTGCGCGCGGACGCGCCCGGCGAGGTCGCGGCGCGGTTAGCAAAGCGCCCCCCGCGATGCAAGCCGCTCGCGCAGCCGGGCGCGGCTGGCCTTCCCCGCATCATCGGGCGTGTTTCATCAAAGCGTCACGCCCGGATAACCCTTTGTTGGCCATTGGCGCGGCAGGGACGGGGCATGAATGCGGTGAACGCAATCTTGACCAGACTCGTGCGCGACCGGTCCATCCGCGGGCGAATCGCCCGGCTGACCGCGGCGATGATCGCGCTGCAGGCGCTGCTCGCGCTCGCGCTGGCGGCCGGCACGCTGACGGCGCGCCACACGCTCTACACCCTGGTCGACGACCGGATCGAGCCGATTGGCGAGCTGCAGGCGGTGGTTGACGGCTATACCGATGCGCTGGCGCTGGCCCACAAGGTCAAAGGCGGGCTGCTGGCCCCTGCCGGCGCGATCAGCGCGATCAACAGTTCGCTGCCGCGCATCGATGCGCAGTGGCGGCGCTTTGCCGCCCGGCCGATGCCGCGCGCCCATCGCAATGCCGTCCGCCTGGTGGCCGAGGATATCGTCACCGCCCGCGCCGCGACCGATGCGCTGCTCAGGACGCTGCGCCGGGGGCAGATGGAGGATCTCGACTTCTTCGTGAATGGCGAGCTTTACGCCGGGATCGATCCGCTGACCGTGTCGAGCGGGCTGCTGATCGCCGCGCTGCGCGCCGATGCCGCGCATGAAAAGGCGCGGCTCAACCGGTTTTTCCTGATCGCGGGCATCGCCGTGTCGGCGCTGCTCGCCGGGGCGGCCGGCGTCGCCTGGTGGGCGGCGGGCGTGGGACGGCGGCGGATCAGCGACCCGCTGGCCGCGATTGCCGAGGCGACGCGGCGGATCGATTCGCGCGACCAGCCGATCCCGTTCCTCGACCGCGATGACGAGATTGGCGAACTGGCCCGCGCGCTTGCCTATGCGCGCGACCGCGCGATCGAGGCGCGGCGGCTGGAGAAGCAGCGCGAGCGCATGGCCCGTGATCTGGCGGAGCGCGAGCGCGCGGCGCTGCTGGCGCGCGATGCGCGGGCGGCGCGGCTCGATGCGGTGTTCGCCCGGTTCGAACAGGATCTGGCGCGGATTGTCGGCACGCTGGCCGCCGCCGGGCGGCAGATGCGCGAGGCGGCATCGGGCACGCTGCAGCGCGCCGACGATACCGAGGCGAGCGCGCGGATGGCCGCCGACATGGCCGGGCACACGGCGGCCGGCATGCGGGTGATTTCAACCAACGCCGCCGCGCTCGTCGAGGCGATGGGCGAAATCAGCGCCGAGGCCGATCAGACGCGCGGCCATGTCGCCGTGGTGCGCGACCAGACGGCGGCGAATCGCGCCCGCGCCGCCGCACTCGATGCGCTGCTGCGCGAGGTGGCCGATGTGCTGTCGCTGATCGGCGCGATCGCCAGCCAGACCAATATGCTGGCGATCAACGCTGCGATCGAGGCGACGCGGGCCGGCGATTCGGGGCGCGGCTTTGCGGTCGTGGCCGACGAGGTGAAGGCGCTCGCCCGCCAGACCCAGGCCGCCGCCGCGCAGATCAATGCGCGGCTGCGCGAGATTGACGGGATGGCGCGCGGCGTCGTCCAGTCGAGCGGCGATGTGCAGCGGCTGGTCGAGGCGCTGGACGGGGCCGCCTGCCGGATCGCCGATGCCGTGACCCAGCAAAGCGGGGCGAGTGCCGCGATTTCGACCGCCATCGCCGATGTCGAACAGGGAACGAGTAATGTCGCCGCCGGCATGGGCCAGCTGCAGAACCGCGCCCTGGTCGCGCGCCGCAATGCCGATGACCTGTCGGCGCTGTCGGAGGAAATCGCCCGCCAGTCGGATCTGCTCAGCCGCGAGGTTCAGGATCTGATGGCGTCGGTCAGGGCGGCCTGAGCGCGAGGGTTTGACCGCAAGCGGCGGGACGCGGCTTGCGCGCCGCCGGGGCATGATGGCCATCCGACAGACCAAGGCCCGCCGCCATGCCCGCACCCGATACCTGCCCGATCCTCCAGCGCCCCGCGTCCCCGGGCCTTCCAGCCTCGCAGCTTGCGACCGCGCCGGCGGCGGCGCACAAGCTGGCGGCCATGCCCGACCGCGCGGCCCCGCTGCCAGACCCGCCTGCCGACCTGCCCGACACGCCCGGTGCCGCCGCGCCGGGCGGGATCGATGCGGATCTGGCCTGGGCGGCGGTGCTGCGCCGTGACCGGGGCTTTGACGGACGGTTCGTGACCGGCGTGATGACGACCGGCATCTATTGCCGGCCAAGCTGCGCCGCGCGCCATCCGGGCCGGGCCAATGTCCGTTTCTTTGCCGATGGTGAGGCGGCACGGGCGGCGGGGCTGCGCCCCTGCCTGCGCTGCCGGCCGGACG from Sphingomonas changnyeongensis encodes:
- a CDS encoding methyl-accepting chemotaxis protein, with product MRDRSIRGRIARLTAAMIALQALLALALAAGTLTARHTLYTLVDDRIEPIGELQAVVDGYTDALALAHKVKGGLLAPAGAISAINSSLPRIDAQWRRFAARPMPRAHRNAVRLVAEDIVTARAATDALLRTLRRGQMEDLDFFVNGELYAGIDPLTVSSGLLIAALRADAAHEKARLNRFFLIAGIAVSALLAGAAGVAWWAAGVGRRRISDPLAAIAEATRRIDSRDQPIPFLDRDDEIGELARALAYARDRAIEARRLEKQRERMARDLAERERAALLARDARAARLDAVFARFEQDLARIVGTLAAAGRQMREAASGTLQRADDTEASARMAADMAGHTAAGMRVISTNAAALVEAMGEISAEADQTRGHVAVVRDQTAANRARAAALDALLREVADVLSLIGAIASQTNMLAINAAIEATRAGDSGRGFAVVADEVKALARQTQAAAAQINARLREIDGMARGVVQSSGDVQRLVEALDGAACRIADAVTQQSGASAAISTAIADVEQGTSNVAAGMGQLQNRALVARRNADDLSALSEEIARQSDLLSREVQDLMASVRAA